In Macrobrachium nipponense isolate FS-2020 chromosome 15, ASM1510439v2, whole genome shotgun sequence, a single genomic region encodes these proteins:
- the LOC135226967 gene encoding uncharacterized protein LOC135226967 produces MAITNLPNGERGRRRQRIFKLKFHHQALPPEYLDHYEASLRHEQRAAAAASSNSSPATTPTTARQHRETLASSDPSVKDMRDVTMGGLQSGVPRKGGRGRGRSQRSPRPITIHEAGEGATEALLRDLLLTRPHLHQAALQQVALARAQSVPSIMLASQHANRGPPSPGTVTPEEHLPYMGEMLLDTRPRRGRKPKKADITHLITKNYGLAGIGDVRMLHESLPMQHLEHPLQQLHQQREQHHQQQQQQQQQHLHQDGASPEDYTMMEQETLARSRSYSLLHTALTAAEAEDQNEPLNLCVRDVPLKCDPEQSKTVRSRPDLPRIKLEPSPPMEEEESASGSGINSPDNVTWVTSSRLGVAPHWLHDYRLKSEDGLSSGHSTPSLCSQSSHMPSLSPPAFPHMSPPPPLASPHRHLPSHFMAISPQSPHSPSPVPAASPLPPGHHQRHIHALLKERLEEAARERLSPHDLFGKDRGSGRSARSGSGGARKKRSPIFIPPADPSTEVSICKFKFTGGPNPILEEKKKVSVDAGGTLRYFSGGERGVTRDSRAVGAHLRLSGKLLDNISKCEKDVKKIRLESDTDDTCSLSGMGSAPTSPVGTLEHGMQPPSLAPPIEDSPKRKRRSKKSSVREKLEQTLRERGLLIQTQQVESAEGATYCKFRQLRKFTRYLFRSWKDYLPGQLQEGDLHLDGTADPRYPHHMASGPLTPDHR; encoded by the coding sequence GGGCCGTCGGCGTCAGAGGATATTCAAGTTGAAGTTCCATCACCAGGCCCTTCCTCCGGAGTACCTCGACCACTATGAAGCCAGCTTACGCCACGAGCAGAGAGCagcggctgccgcctcttccaaCTCTTCCCCGGCTACCACCCCGACGACAGCTCGCCAACACCGGGAGACTTTGGCCTCCTCCGACCCCTCTGTCAAAGACATGAGAGACGTGACGATGGGCGGCTTGCAGAGTGGGGTCCCTAGGAAAGGTGGCCGTGGACGCGGACGCAGCCAGAGGTCCCCGCGACCCATAACAATTCACGAAGCGGGAGAAGGTGCCACAGAAGCACTGCTGAGAGACCTGCTCTTGACGAGACCGCATCTACACCAGGCTGCGTTGCAGCAGGTGGCGCTCGCCCGTGCCCAATCCGTGCCCTCCATCATGCTGGCGAGCCAGCATGCTAATCGCGGGCCCCCGAGCCCTGGAACCGTAACACCCGAAGAGCATTTGCCGTACATGGGGGAAATGTTGCTGGACACCAGACCCAGACGAGGCAGAAAGCCCAAGAAAGCTGATATTACGCACCTCATCACCAAAAATTATGGTCTTGCTGGAATAGGTGATGTCCGAATGCTGCACGAGTCCCTTCCCATGCAGCACTTGGAGCACCCATTGCAGCAGCTGCACCAGCAGCGTGAACAACATcatcagcaacagcagcagcagcagcagcaacatttGCATCAAGATGGAGCATCACCTGAAGATTACACAATGATGGAGCAAGAAACCCTAGCGAGATCTAGGAGCTATTCTTTACTGCATACTGCCCTTACAGCAGCAGAGGCTGAGGATCAGAACGAACCTCTCAACCTGTGTGTTCGTGATGTGCCTCTAAAATGTGACCCAGAACAGTCCAAAACAGTGAGAAGTCGTCCTGATCTTCCAAGGATTAAATTAGAACCTTCTCCGCCaatggaggaagaggaaagtgcAAGTGGAAGTGGGATCAACTCTCCTGACAATGTGACTTGGGTGACTAGTAGCCGACTGGGTGTAGCACCTCACTGGCTGCACGATTATCGCCTGAAGTCAGAGGATGGGCTGAGCTCTGGCCACTCGACGCCCTCTCTCTGCTCACAGTCGTCGCACATGCCGTCCCTTTCGCCTCCTGCTTTCCCGCACATGTCTCCTCCACCACCTctcgcctctcctcacaggcatCTTCCAAGCCATTTCATGGCAATATCTCCCCAGTCTCCACACTCTCCTTCCCCAGTACCTGCTGCATCACCTCTGCCACCGGGACATCATCAGCGCCACATTCATGCACTCCTGAAGGAGAGGCTAGAAGAGGCAGCCCGAGAACGCCTTTCTCCACACGATTTATTTGGTAAAGACAGAGGTTCTGGAAGAAGTGCTAGAAGTGGATCAGGGGGAGCTCGTAAGAAGCGCTCTCCAATTTTCATTCCTCCGGCAGATCCAAGCACAGAAGTCAGTATATGTAAATTTAAGTTTACCGGTGGGCCAAACCCTAttcttgaggagaagaagaaagtaagTGTTGATGCTGGTGGAACCTTGCGTTATTTTAGTGGAGGTGAACGGGGAGTGACTCGGGACTCGAGAGCTGTAGGAGCACATTTACGGCTTTCAGGTAAGCTGCTTGATAATATTTCTAAGTGTGAAAAGGACGTGAAGAAAATTAGACTTGAGAGTGACACAGATGATACTTGTAGCCTCTCCGGTATGGGAAGTGCACCAACGTCTCCAGTTGGGACCCTAGAGCATGGAATGCAGCCCCCATCACTTGCACCACCCATAGAGGATTCTCCTAAGCGTAAACGACGATCAAAGAAGTCATCAGTTCGAGAGAAGTTAGAGCAGACGTTGAGAGAACGTGGCCTTCTAATTCAGACACAACAAGTGGAATCTGCTGAGGGTGCCACCTACTGCAAATTCCGACAACTGCGCAAGTTCACCCGTTACCTGTTCCGCAGTTGGAAAGACTACTTGCCTGGCCAGCTGCAAGAAGGGGACCTTCACTTGGATGGGACTGCCGACCCTCGATACCCTCACCACATGGCTAGCGGGCCATTGACACCAGATCACCGTTGA
- the LOC135226970 gene encoding uncharacterized protein LOC135226970: MFSNESKPVGDLCALMVRLKLERPDLGRKEMLLAVRGEGGDWANTDFEQIKRSWKKVVKQTAEEMERRENEKRLRKTPSKKQGTILGGDTSSSNKGEEFKNFCRENNEKTWLDKDHNQESCQSPALERQLKFLKDYPDSNYILFTPPSETAHCSIKLGSTLGVLFFQVMWNSVIDTLHGCPAMKQELWMIYQQLEYNFSPRYKKMLHRQLQEEFGVDPFEGQPQ, translated from the coding sequence ATGTTTTCTAATGAGTCCAAACCTGTTGGAGATCTTTGTGCATTGATGGTCCGTCTGAAACTTGAACGACCAGATTTGGGCCGTAAAGAGATGCTCCTTGCTGTGCGTGGTGAAGGTGGAGACTGGGCAAACACTGACTTTGAGCAAATCAAGCGCTCGTGGAAAAAGGTGGTGAAGCAGACTGCTGAAGAAATGGAAAGAAGGGAGAATGAGAAGCGTTTAAGGAAAACTCCAAGCAAAAAGCAAGGCACTATACTTGGCGGGGATACCAGTAGCAGTAACAAAGGAGAGGAGTTCAAAAATTTCTGTAGAGAAAACAATGAGAAGACCTGGTTGGATAAAGATCACAATCAAGAATCCTGCCAGAGTCCAGCCTTGGAGAGGCAGCTTAAATTCCTCAAGGACTATCCAGACTCAAACTACATATTATTCACACCTCCCAGTGAGACAGCACACTGTTCTATTAAATTGGGGAGTACACTTGGTGTACTGTTTTTCCAGGTCATGTGGAACAGTGTAATTGATACACTGCATGGATGTCCAGCAATGAAGCAAGAACTGTGGATGATTTACCAGCAACTAGAATACAACTTCAGCCCAAGGTATAAGAAAATGCTTCACAGACAGTTGCAAGAGGAGTTTGGGGTTGACCCATTCGAAGGTCAACCTcagtaa
- the LOC135226935 gene encoding uncharacterized protein LOC135226935 has product MLKLETAIYVVFWHDILGRVDAASNTLQDPKHDLNTAVAVLKSLECFVREKRECFHVYEKKGQDISGTDEYSPPRIRHRNVRLNRLDYGRSEEVTLSHSEKFRADNFLPVIDQFLRSLNQRLKAYENTCSLFGFLSGLESLSCTEIEAAAVKLVCEYNDDLYQSLKNRLRTTMHHDRLSHLALMSIEYDILRDIDFDILITKFARAKSRKVSGL; this is encoded by the coding sequence ATGCTCAAATTAGAGACTGccatttatgttgttttttggCATGACATTCTTGGCCGAGTTGATGCTGCAAGTAACACACTGCAAGACCCAAAACATGATCTGAACACAGCAGTAGCAGTGTTGAAGTCCTTGGAATGTTTTGTACGTGAAAAGCGCGAGTGCTTTCATGTTTATGAGAAGAAGGGACAGGACATATCTGGAACCGATGAATATTCTCCACCACGCATACGTCACCGCAATGTGCGCCTGAATCGGTTGGATTATGGACGATCTGAGGAAGTAACTCTTTCTCACTCTGAAAAGTTTCGTGCTGATAATTTTCTTCCAGTAATTGATCAGTTTTTGAGATCCCTTAATCAACGTTTGAAGGCCTACGAGAACACCTGTTCCCTTTTCGGCTTCTTATCTGGACTGGAATCACTGAGCTGTACTGAAATAGAAGCAGCTGCagtaaaattagtttgtgaatatAATGATGATCTGTATCAATCCCTCAAAAACAGACTTCGTACCACAATGCATCATGATCGACTCAGTCATCTGGCTTTGATGAGCATTGAGTATGACATCCTCAGAGACATTGACTTTGACATATTGATCACCAAATTTGCAAGGGCCAAGTCTCGTAAAGTGTCTGGTCTGTAA